From Pulveribacter suum, a single genomic window includes:
- a CDS encoding SDR family NAD(P)-dependent oxidoreductase yields MTLHLTILTGGSRGMGLAMARQLLAPGHTLVSIARHANPELAAPAGAQLEQWTLDLADGAQAAGQLQSWLSAQGAGRYASATLINNAGVIPPIAPLSASDVHEVARALRVGLEAPMQLTAAFLAATEGWGVPRKVLNVSSGLGRRAMASQAAYCAAKAGMDHFTRCLALDEAAKPHGARVCSLAPGVIDTDMQVQLRSADAADFPDVGNFAQLKSSGSLTSPEEAARRVLAWLARPDFGANPVADVRDA; encoded by the coding sequence ATGACCCTGCACCTCACCATCCTGACCGGCGGCTCGCGCGGCATGGGCCTGGCCATGGCCCGGCAGCTGCTCGCCCCCGGCCACACCCTCGTCAGCATCGCCCGCCACGCCAACCCCGAACTGGCCGCCCCCGCGGGCGCGCAGCTGGAGCAGTGGACGCTGGACCTGGCCGACGGCGCGCAGGCCGCCGGACAGCTGCAGTCCTGGCTGTCCGCCCAGGGCGCCGGCCGCTACGCCAGCGCCACCCTGATCAACAACGCCGGCGTCATCCCACCCATCGCCCCGCTGTCGGCCAGCGATGTGCATGAGGTGGCGCGCGCCCTGCGCGTGGGGCTGGAGGCGCCCATGCAGCTCACCGCCGCTTTCCTGGCCGCCACCGAAGGCTGGGGCGTGCCGCGCAAGGTGCTGAACGTCTCCTCGGGCCTGGGCCGGCGCGCCATGGCCTCGCAGGCGGCCTACTGCGCCGCCAAGGCCGGCATGGACCACTTCACCCGCTGCCTGGCGCTGGATGAGGCCGCCAAGCCCCACGGCGCGCGCGTGTGCTCGCTGGCCCCCGGCGTGATCGACACCGACATGCAGGTGCAGCTGCGCAGCGCCGATGCGGCCGACTTTCCCGACGTGGGCAACTTCGCCCAGCTCAAGAGCAGCGGCTCGCTGACCTCGCCCGAGGAAGCTGCCCGCCGCGTGCTGGCTTGGCTGGCGCGCCCGGACTTTGGCGCTAACCCGGTGGCCGACGTGCGCGATGCCTGA
- a CDS encoding RluA family pseudouridine synthase translates to MAADALVQCVHADDDLLVLAKPAGLLCVPGRGPDKQDCLSARTAQHWPGVLVVHRLDQATSGLVLMARNPTAQRLLGRAFEQRQVHKRYQAVVAGLLGEAGGAWGEIALPIAADWERRPLRVIDPALDKPSLTRWRAVAQDAAAGVTHVELEPVTGRTHQLRVHLAAIGHPILGDALYADAAALALAPRLLLHASTLAFDHPVHGRACRFDLPADFGQIDLKPLPIKR, encoded by the coding sequence ATGGCGGCTGACGCGCTCGTGCAGTGCGTGCATGCCGACGACGATCTGCTGGTGCTGGCCAAGCCCGCCGGCCTGCTGTGCGTGCCCGGCCGCGGGCCGGACAAGCAAGATTGCCTGAGCGCACGCACCGCGCAGCACTGGCCCGGCGTCCTCGTCGTGCACCGACTGGACCAGGCCACCTCGGGCCTGGTGCTGATGGCACGCAACCCGACTGCCCAGCGGCTGCTAGGCCGCGCCTTCGAGCAGCGCCAGGTGCACAAGCGCTACCAGGCCGTGGTGGCAGGGCTGCTGGGCGAGGCAGGCGGCGCCTGGGGCGAGATCGCCCTGCCCATCGCCGCCGACTGGGAGCGCCGCCCGCTGCGCGTGATCGACCCCGCCCTGGACAAGCCCAGCCTGACGCGCTGGCGTGCCGTGGCGCAGGACGCGGCGGCGGGCGTTACCCATGTCGAGCTGGAGCCCGTCACCGGCCGCACCCACCAGCTGCGCGTCCACCTGGCCGCAATCGGCCACCCCATCCTGGGCGATGCGCTGTATGCCGACGCAGCCGCGCTGGCCCTGGCGCCGCGCCTGCTGCTGCACGCCAGCACGCTGGCCTTCGACCACCCCGTGCACGGCAGGGCCTGCCGCTTCGATCTGCCGGCAGATTTTGGTCAAATCGACCTCAAACCCTTGCCTATCAAGCGCTAG
- a CDS encoding PAS domain-containing hybrid sensor histidine kinase/response regulator: MNEPDLSYLLHKSDPAGAPPPAGPVPPHPDQRTPGERATGPVARLIGELRKSQAELEAQNKVLRYSQAAAESASERFEALFASVPLALLVIDTHDVVVQANPMAHRSFQPLEHDRPLTALMPFVDASHSQRVRHAFNQASADGRAEATEVVFRIGQDGQITGDLHIARIEAADTAGGTQHQYLCAVVDQGPLLAERRALQQSTWELQVRNEQIQASEKRLEAVINSALDAIICVDQHQRITVFNPTAAVLFQCAASDALGSAILRFIPHAEQLLAFAQLTTQAVLGEMTALTASGRELAVEISVSFERHAGGETTTVFARDLTARKREEARRAELEVQLRESHKMQAVGTMAGGIAHDFNNILHAILGNVELAKADGQPGTPAYESLLEIDKAGRRARDLVRQILTFSRNEAPRRTPVALAEVARDTQRLLRVTQPPQIVLTVHEAEGVPPVLADPTQVEQALLNLCTNAIHAIGTSPGTIHVDVAVAQPGQRLRERLGLSGEHYAAVTVRDDGPGMDAATVSRIFEPFFTTKPVGQGTGLGLAVVHGVMRTHEGAIDVHSTPGQGSRFTLYFPAAPGDAPAAPAEPQQAPAPASVAPAPAPTLVTAPGRQRHVMYVDDDEALVFLVQRLLRRRGYQVTGFTDPRQATQALREAPARYDLLVTDYNMPGFSGLDLVRAAHAIRADLPIALASGYVTADIEQQALASGARALIHKPNDVQELCATVDQLIHGG; the protein is encoded by the coding sequence ATGAACGAGCCCGACCTTTCCTATCTGCTGCACAAATCCGACCCGGCCGGCGCCCCGCCGCCTGCCGGGCCGGTGCCCCCGCACCCGGACCAGCGCACGCCGGGCGAACGCGCCACCGGCCCGGTGGCGCGCCTGATCGGTGAGCTGCGCAAGTCGCAGGCCGAACTGGAGGCGCAAAACAAGGTGCTGCGCTACAGCCAGGCGGCTGCGGAAAGCGCCTCCGAGCGGTTCGAAGCGCTGTTTGCCAGCGTGCCGCTGGCGCTGCTGGTCATCGACACGCACGACGTCGTGGTGCAGGCCAATCCGATGGCGCACCGGTCGTTTCAGCCGCTGGAGCACGACCGGCCGCTGACGGCGCTCATGCCCTTTGTCGATGCGTCGCACAGCCAGCGCGTGCGCCATGCCTTCAACCAGGCCAGCGCCGACGGCCGCGCCGAGGCCACCGAGGTGGTCTTTCGCATCGGCCAGGACGGGCAGATCACCGGCGACCTGCACATCGCCCGCATCGAGGCGGCCGACACCGCCGGCGGCACGCAACACCAGTACCTGTGCGCCGTCGTGGACCAGGGCCCGCTGCTGGCCGAGCGCCGGGCGCTGCAGCAAAGCACGTGGGAGCTGCAGGTGCGCAACGAACAGATCCAGGCCAGCGAAAAGCGCCTGGAGGCTGTCATCAACTCGGCGCTGGACGCCATCATCTGCGTGGACCAGCACCAGCGCATCACCGTGTTCAACCCCACGGCGGCCGTGCTGTTCCAGTGCGCGGCCAGTGACGCGCTGGGAAGCGCCATCCTGCGCTTCATCCCCCATGCCGAGCAGTTGCTGGCCTTCGCCCAGCTGACCACGCAGGCGGTGCTGGGCGAGATGACCGCCCTTACCGCTTCAGGGCGCGAGCTGGCGGTGGAGATTAGCGTGTCCTTCGAGCGCCACGCCGGCGGCGAGACCACCACCGTGTTCGCCCGCGACCTGACGGCGCGCAAGCGCGAGGAGGCCCGCCGCGCCGAGCTGGAGGTGCAACTGCGCGAGTCGCACAAGATGCAGGCCGTGGGCACCATGGCCGGCGGCATTGCGCACGACTTCAACAACATCCTGCACGCCATCCTGGGCAACGTGGAGCTGGCCAAGGCCGATGGCCAGCCCGGCACGCCGGCCTACGAGAGCCTGCTGGAGATCGACAAGGCCGGGCGGCGCGCGCGCGATCTGGTGCGCCAGATCCTCACTTTCAGCCGCAACGAGGCGCCCCGGCGCACGCCCGTGGCGCTGGCCGAAGTGGCGCGCGACACCCAGCGCCTGTTGCGCGTGACCCAGCCGCCGCAGATCGTGCTGACGGTGCACGAGGCCGAGGGCGTGCCGCCCGTGCTGGCCGACCCGACGCAGGTCGAGCAGGCACTGCTGAACCTGTGCACCAACGCCATCCACGCCATCGGCACGAGCCCCGGCACCATCCACGTTGACGTGGCCGTCGCACAGCCCGGCCAGCGCCTGCGCGAGCGGCTGGGCCTGTCGGGCGAGCACTACGCCGCCGTGACCGTGCGCGACGATGGACCGGGCATGGACGCAGCCACGGTGTCGCGCATCTTCGAGCCGTTCTTCACCACCAAGCCCGTGGGCCAGGGCACAGGCCTGGGCCTGGCCGTGGTACACGGCGTGATGCGCACGCATGAAGGCGCCATCGACGTGCACAGCACGCCGGGCCAGGGCAGCCGCTTCACGCTGTACTTTCCGGCCGCGCCGGGCGATGCGCCCGCCGCCCCGGCCGAGCCGCAGCAGGCGCCAGCCCCGGCATCGGTCGCACCGGCACCCGCGCCCACCCTTGTGACCGCCCCGGGCCGCCAGCGCCATGTGATGTACGTGGATGACGACGAAGCCCTGGTCTTTCTGGTGCAGCGCCTGCTGCGCCGCCGCGGCTACCAGGTCACGGGCTTTACCGACCCGCGCCAGGCCACGCAGGCGCTGCGCGAGGCGCCCGCCCGCTACGACCTGCTGGTGACCGACTACAACATGCCCGGCTTTTCCGGCCTGGATCTGGTGCGCGCCGCCCACGCCATCCGCGCCGACCTGCCCATCGCGCTGGCCTCGGGCTACGTCACGGCAGACATCGAGCAGCAGGCCCTGGCCAGCGGCGCGCGCGCGCTGATCCACAAGCCCAACGACGTGCAGGAGCTGTGCGCCACCGTGGACCAGCTGATCCATGGCGGCTGA
- a CDS encoding TIGR01777 family oxidoreductase: protein MRILLSGGTGLIGRALCQHWQQQGHELWVLSRKPQRVAHLCSGARGVGQLQALDAVPPLDAVVNLAGAPIADRPWTAARRQVLWRSRIDLTRALVDWLGRRATPPPVLVSGSAVGWYGDCGEQALAEGSPPGRPDFGSRLCAAWEHEAERARQWGMRVALVRTAPVLAPQHGMLARLLPAFRMGLGGRLGSGRQWMPWIHLDDQVALIDRLLHDPACSGPYNACAPGAVRNAHFAQALARALHRPALLPVPGWALRLALGEMSVLLLGSQRVVPARAEQAAFPWQHPALPGALAHLLLQR, encoded by the coding sequence ATGCGCATTCTCCTGAGCGGTGGCACCGGCCTGATCGGCCGCGCCTTGTGCCAGCACTGGCAGCAGCAGGGCCACGAGCTGTGGGTCCTCAGCCGTAAGCCGCAGCGGGTGGCGCACCTGTGCAGCGGGGCCCGGGGCGTTGGCCAGCTGCAGGCCCTGGACGCGGTGCCGCCCCTGGACGCAGTGGTGAACCTGGCCGGCGCTCCCATTGCCGATCGGCCCTGGACGGCGGCGCGGCGGCAGGTGCTGTGGCGCAGCCGCATCGATCTGACCCGCGCCCTGGTGGACTGGCTGGGGCGGCGCGCCACCCCGCCGCCCGTGCTGGTGTCGGGGTCGGCGGTCGGCTGGTATGGCGACTGCGGCGAGCAGGCGCTGGCCGAGGGCAGCCCGCCCGGCCGGCCGGACTTCGGCAGCCGCCTGTGCGCGGCCTGGGAACACGAGGCCGAGCGGGCCCGCCAGTGGGGCATGCGGGTGGCGCTGGTGCGCACCGCCCCCGTGCTGGCGCCGCAGCACGGCATGCTGGCGCGATTGCTGCCGGCCTTTCGCATGGGCCTGGGAGGCCGGCTGGGGAGTGGCCGGCAATGGATGCCCTGGATTCACCTCGATGACCAGGTCGCCCTCATCGACCGCTTGCTGCACGACCCCGCCTGCAGCGGGCCCTACAACGCCTGCGCGCCGGGCGCGGTGCGCAACGCGCATTTCGCGCAGGCGCTGGCGCGGGCCCTGCATCGCCCCGCCCTGCTGCCCGTGCCGGGCTGGGCCCTGCGCCTGGCCCTGGGGGAGATGTCGGTGCTGCTGCTGGGCAGCCAGCGTGTGGTGCCCGCGCGTGCAGAGCAGGCCGCCTTCCCCTGGCAGCACCCGGCGCTGCCCGGCGCCCTGGCGCATCTGCTGCTGCAGCGCTGA
- a CDS encoding Rossmann-fold NAD(P)-binding domain-containing protein, translating into MVIKAAFAELARTDPQAVLAALHPGTVHARVLDTLHPEHSGGLGADDGRRLPW; encoded by the coding sequence GTGGTCATCAAAGCCGCTTTTGCCGAACTGGCGCGCACCGACCCGCAAGCCGTGCTGGCCGCGCTGCATCCCGGCACGGTGCATGCGCGCGTGCTCGACACCCTGCACCCCGAACACTCAGGAGGGCTGGGGGCCGATGACGGCCGGCGCCTGCCCTGGTAA
- the gcvP gene encoding aminomethyl-transferring glycine dehydrogenase, with the protein MQMPAALPLAALENAAEFLPRHIGPDHAEQAHMLSFIGEASRRALIDSIVPRSIARASHMQLPAPTTEAGALAELKAIAAKNRLLKSFIGQGYYGTHTPGVILRNVLENPAWYTAYTPYQAEISQGRMEALVNFQTLVTDLTGMDIANASMLDEATAAAEAMTLARRSVKAASNRFIVAGDAHPQTIEVIQTRAQPLGIEVVLANSREEWDAAIEGEYFALLVQYPATSGRIDDVESLRAAAEKAHARQAAVIACADLLALTLIVPPGEWGADIVVGTTQRLGMPMGAGGPHAAYMACRDAFKRSLPGRLVGVSVDVHGQPAYRLALQTREQHIRREKATSNICTAQVLPAVVASMYAVYHGPEGLTRIARRVATYTAILAQGLRSLGAPLREHASFDTLSLHTRDATKTIAVRAVSMGVNLRIYWNEYLCISLDETTTRADVELLWKIFAKDGQATPTFADFEMGVDTLIPPALQRSSAFLTHPVFNTHHSETAMLRYIRSLSDKDLALDRSMIPLGSCTMKLNATSEMIPITWPEFAQVHPFAPADQLQGYRELDEQLRQWLCEATGYAGVSLQPNAGSQGEYAGLLAIKAWHEAQGNTQRTICLIPSSAHGTNPASAQMVGMQVVVTKCDENGNVDMADLQAKCEQHSQNLACVMITYPSTHGVFETHVKELCQLVHQHGGRVYVDGANMNALVGVAAPGEFGGDVSHLNLHKTFCIPHGGGGPGVGPVCVVEDLVPYLPGHATAGIAGKVGAVSAAPLGNAAVLPISWMYIRMMGAQGLTDATEVAILSANYISARLKDHYPTLYASGNGHVAHECILDLRQFKDSSGVMAEDVAKRLIDYGFHAPTLSFPVPNTLMVEPTESEDLAEIDRFIDAMIAIRAEIRQIESGALPRDDNPLKNAPHTAESLLAAQWEHPYPRETAAYPVDALRRSKYWSPVGRVDNVYGDRNLFCSCLPVGEPD; encoded by the coding sequence ATGCAGATGCCCGCCGCCCTGCCCCTGGCCGCGCTCGAGAACGCCGCCGAATTCCTGCCGCGCCATATCGGCCCGGATCACGCCGAGCAGGCGCACATGCTCTCCTTCATCGGCGAGGCCTCGCGCCGGGCGCTCATCGACTCGATCGTGCCGCGCTCCATCGCCCGCGCCAGCCACATGCAGCTGCCCGCGCCGACGACCGAGGCTGGCGCACTGGCCGAGCTGAAAGCCATCGCGGCCAAGAACCGCCTGCTCAAGAGCTTCATCGGCCAGGGCTACTACGGCACGCACACGCCCGGCGTCATCCTGCGCAACGTGCTGGAAAACCCCGCCTGGTACACCGCCTACACGCCCTACCAGGCCGAGATCAGCCAGGGCCGGATGGAGGCGCTGGTCAACTTCCAGACCCTGGTTACCGACCTGACGGGCATGGACATTGCCAACGCCTCCATGCTGGACGAGGCTACCGCCGCCGCCGAGGCCATGACGCTGGCGCGCCGCTCGGTCAAGGCGGCCAGCAACCGCTTCATCGTCGCCGGCGACGCGCATCCGCAGACCATCGAGGTCATCCAGACGCGCGCCCAGCCGCTGGGCATCGAGGTGGTGCTGGCCAATTCGCGCGAGGAATGGGACGCTGCCATCGAAGGCGAATATTTCGCGCTGCTGGTGCAGTACCCGGCCACCAGCGGGCGCATCGACGACGTGGAAAGCCTGCGCGCCGCGGCCGAGAAAGCCCACGCGCGCCAGGCCGCCGTGATCGCCTGTGCCGACCTGCTGGCGCTGACGCTGATCGTGCCGCCGGGCGAATGGGGCGCGGACATCGTCGTCGGCACCACGCAGCGCCTGGGCATGCCCATGGGCGCGGGCGGCCCGCACGCCGCCTACATGGCCTGCCGCGACGCCTTCAAGCGCAGCCTGCCCGGCCGCCTGGTGGGCGTGAGCGTGGACGTGCACGGCCAGCCGGCCTACCGCCTGGCGCTGCAGACGCGCGAGCAGCACATCCGCCGCGAAAAGGCCACCTCCAACATTTGCACCGCGCAGGTGCTGCCGGCCGTGGTCGCCAGCATGTACGCCGTGTACCACGGCCCCGAGGGCCTCACGCGCATCGCCCGGCGCGTGGCCACCTACACGGCCATCCTGGCGCAGGGCTTGAGAAGCCTGGGTGCGCCGCTGCGCGAGCACGCCAGCTTCGACACCTTGAGCCTGCACACCCGCGACGCTACCAAAACAATAGCTGTCCGCGCAGTCTCCATGGGCGTCAACCTGCGAATCTATTGGAACGAGTACCTGTGCATCTCGCTGGACGAGACCACCACGCGGGCCGACGTCGAGCTGCTGTGGAAGATCTTCGCCAAGGACGGCCAGGCCACGCCCACCTTCGCCGACTTCGAGATGGGCGTGGACACGCTGATCCCGCCCGCGCTGCAGCGCAGCAGCGCCTTCCTCACGCACCCGGTGTTCAACACGCACCACTCCGAGACGGCCATGCTGCGCTACATCCGCAGCCTGTCCGACAAGGACCTGGCGCTGGACCGCAGCATGATCCCGCTGGGCTCGTGCACCATGAAGTTGAACGCCACCAGCGAGATGATCCCCATCACCTGGCCCGAATTCGCCCAGGTGCACCCCTTCGCTCCGGCCGACCAGCTGCAGGGCTACCGCGAGCTGGACGAGCAGCTGCGCCAGTGGCTGTGCGAGGCCACCGGCTACGCCGGCGTCAGCCTGCAGCCCAACGCCGGCAGTCAGGGCGAATACGCCGGCCTGCTGGCCATCAAGGCCTGGCACGAGGCGCAGGGCAACACGCAGCGCACCATCTGCCTGATCCCCAGCAGCGCCCACGGCACCAACCCGGCCAGCGCGCAGATGGTGGGCATGCAGGTGGTGGTCACCAAGTGCGACGAGAACGGCAACGTGGACATGGCCGACCTGCAGGCCAAGTGCGAGCAGCACAGCCAGAACCTGGCCTGCGTGATGATCACCTACCCCAGCACGCACGGCGTGTTCGAGACCCACGTCAAGGAGCTGTGCCAGCTCGTGCACCAGCACGGCGGGCGCGTGTACGTGGACGGCGCCAACATGAACGCCCTGGTCGGCGTGGCCGCGCCGGGCGAGTTCGGCGGCGACGTGAGCCACCTGAACCTGCACAAGACCTTCTGCATCCCCCATGGCGGCGGCGGGCCGGGCGTGGGGCCCGTCTGCGTGGTCGAGGACCTGGTGCCCTATCTGCCCGGGCACGCCACGGCCGGCATCGCGGGCAAGGTGGGCGCCGTCAGCGCGGCGCCACTGGGCAATGCGGCCGTGCTGCCGATCTCGTGGATGTACATCCGCATGATGGGCGCGCAGGGCCTGACCGATGCCACCGAAGTCGCCATCCTGAGCGCCAACTACATCAGCGCGCGCCTCAAGGACCACTACCCGACGCTGTACGCCTCCGGCAACGGCCACGTGGCGCACGAGTGCATCCTGGACCTGCGCCAGTTCAAGGACAGCAGCGGCGTGATGGCCGAGGACGTGGCCAAGCGGCTGATCGACTACGGCTTTCACGCGCCCACGCTGAGCTTTCCCGTGCCCAACACGCTGATGGTGGAGCCCACCGAGAGCGAGGACCTGGCCGAGATCGACCGCTTCATCGACGCGATGATCGCCATCCGCGCAGAGATCCGCCAGATCGAATCCGGTGCGCTGCCGCGCGACGACAACCCTCTGAAAAACGCCCCCCACACGGCCGAAAGCCTGCTGGCCGCGCAATGGGAGCACCCCTACCCGCGCGAGACGGCTGCCTACCCCGTCGATGCCCTGCGGCGCAGCAAATACTGGAGCCCCGTCGGCCGCGTGGACAACGTGTATGGCGACCGCAACCTGTTTTGCAGCTGCCTGCCGGTGGGCGAGCCGGACTGA
- the gcvH gene encoding glycine cleavage system protein GcvH yields the protein MTIQYSKDHEWINTAEPAAAVVGITVHAQDALGDIVFVDLPAVGTSFKQGEVAGVVESVKAAADVYMPISGEIVEVNEQLRADPSLANSDPLGAGWFFKVKLSDEKELSGLMDETAYQDFAANA from the coding sequence ATGACCATCCAGTACTCCAAAGACCACGAGTGGATCAACACCGCCGAGCCGGCCGCCGCCGTGGTCGGCATCACCGTGCACGCGCAGGACGCGCTGGGCGACATCGTCTTCGTGGACCTGCCCGCTGTCGGCACCAGCTTCAAGCAGGGCGAGGTGGCCGGCGTGGTCGAATCGGTGAAGGCCGCCGCCGACGTGTACATGCCGATCTCGGGCGAGATCGTCGAAGTCAACGAGCAGCTGCGCGCCGACCCGTCGCTGGCCAACTCCGACCCGCTGGGCGCGGGCTGGTTCTTCAAGGTCAAGCTGAGCGACGAGAAGGAGCTCTCGGGCCTGATGGACGAGACGGCCTACCAGGACTTCGCCGCCAACGCCTGA
- the gcvT gene encoding glycine cleavage system aminomethyltransferase GcvT, producing the protein MSTTDDTLLKTPLHALHLELGARMVPFAGYSMPVQYPAGLMAEHLHTRAQAGLFDVSHMGQLLLKGSDAAAALESLVPVDVIDLPVGRQRYGLLLNDEGGVIDDLMFFNQGQVDGEDTLFLIVNGACKVGDIAHIQARIGSRCEVRPLPDQGLLALQGPQAAAALARLVPGVQQLVFMSGGPFDWQGVPLFITRSGYTGEDGFEISVPAANAEDLARALLAQPEVKPIGLGARNSLRLEAGLCLYGNDIDTTTTPPEASLNWAIQKVRRTGGARAGGFPGAGVVLAQIDEPASLARKRVGLVALERVPVREGTPLHTEDGQSAGAVTSGLLAPSLDKPVALGYVAPHLAKPGTRLNALVRGKAVPMEVAPTPFLPPRYHRG; encoded by the coding sequence ATGTCCACCACCGACGACACCCTGCTCAAGACCCCCCTGCACGCCCTGCACCTGGAGCTGGGCGCGCGCATGGTGCCCTTTGCCGGCTATTCCATGCCCGTTCAGTACCCGGCCGGCCTGATGGCCGAGCACCTGCACACGCGCGCGCAGGCCGGGCTGTTCGACGTCTCGCACATGGGGCAACTGCTGCTTAAAGGGTCGGATGCGGCCGCGGCGCTGGAATCGCTCGTACCTGTCGATGTGATCGACCTGCCCGTGGGCCGCCAGCGCTACGGCCTGCTGCTTAACGACGAAGGCGGCGTGATCGACGACCTGATGTTCTTCAACCAGGGCCAGGTCGATGGCGAAGACACCCTGTTCCTGATCGTCAACGGCGCCTGCAAGGTGGGCGACATCGCCCACATCCAGGCGCGCATCGGCAGCCGCTGCGAAGTGCGCCCGCTGCCCGACCAGGGCCTGCTGGCGCTGCAAGGCCCGCAGGCCGCCGCGGCGCTGGCGCGCCTGGTGCCCGGCGTGCAGCAGCTGGTCTTCATGAGCGGCGGCCCGTTCGACTGGCAGGGCGTGCCGCTGTTCATCACCCGCAGCGGCTACACCGGCGAGGACGGCTTCGAGATCTCCGTGCCCGCAGCGAATGCTGAAGACCTGGCGCGCGCGCTGCTGGCGCAGCCCGAAGTGAAACCCATTGGCCTGGGCGCGCGCAACTCGCTGCGCCTGGAAGCCGGCCTGTGCCTGTACGGCAATGACATCGACACCACCACCACGCCGCCCGAGGCCAGCCTGAACTGGGCCATTCAGAAGGTGCGCCGCACCGGTGGCGCGCGCGCGGGCGGCTTTCCGGGCGCGGGCGTGGTGCTGGCGCAGATCGACGAGCCGGCCAGCCTGGCCCGCAAGCGCGTCGGCCTGGTGGCGTTGGAACGCGTGCCCGTGCGCGAGGGCACGCCGCTGCACACCGAAGACGGCCAGAGCGCCGGCGCGGTGACCAGCGGCCTGCTGGCGCCCAGCCTGGACAAGCCCGTCGCCCTGGGCTACGTGGCGCCCCACCTCGCCAAGCCGGGCACGCGCCTGAACGCCCTGGTGCGCGGCAAGGCCGTGCCCATGGAGGTGGCACCCACGCCCTTCCTGCCCCCGCGCTACCACCGCGGCTGA
- a CDS encoding hemerythrin domain-containing protein — MKTLTNKLFPGPIAMIQFDHMHVLSTYHQFHPDTRPSVKEGLVKTVCAAIEIHAQLEEEIFYPAVREATTDEFIKRSVHDHDELRGFIDRLRAIESTDPDYDQTFDAMIRLVMHHAAEEETVMLPEAERCLSPERLDELGAQMTKRRLELTVPRTGEIAGNMLRAMPASTIAMTAGALVSGAALATWLGRGRQHRR, encoded by the coding sequence ATGAAGACGTTGACCAACAAGCTGTTTCCGGGCCCGATCGCCATGATCCAGTTCGACCACATGCATGTGCTGTCGACCTACCACCAGTTTCATCCGGACACGCGCCCCAGCGTGAAGGAAGGTCTGGTCAAGACGGTCTGCGCCGCCATTGAAATCCACGCGCAGCTCGAAGAGGAAATCTTCTACCCGGCGGTGCGGGAGGCAACGACGGACGAGTTCATCAAGCGCAGCGTCCACGACCACGACGAGCTTCGCGGTTTCATCGATCGCCTGCGCGCCATAGAGTCGACCGACCCCGACTACGACCAGACCTTCGACGCCATGATCAGGCTGGTCATGCACCATGCTGCAGAGGAGGAGACGGTGATGCTGCCCGAGGCCGAGCGCTGTCTGTCCCCCGAGCGCCTCGACGAATTGGGCGCGCAGATGACCAAGCGCCGCCTTGAACTCACGGTTCCGCGCACCGGCGAGATTGCCGGCAACATGCTGCGCGCAATGCCTGCGAGCACCATTGCGATGACGGCGGGTGCGCTGGTGTCAGGTGCGGCGCTGGCCACTTGGCTAGGGCGCGGTAGGCAGCACCGCCGCTGA